AAAGGTATTATAATTTGCTCCGGGGTGATTTTTTGTTTATCAAATTTTTCTGTAAACTCTATTAAAGCCTTATCTTTTTCTTCTTTTACCTTTTTTATAATCTCTTTTACGATAGGTTCATACTGCTCTACTTCTATATCACTTCTTTTTATCAGATTTTCCACTTCTTTATTATTAAGTAAAAATTTACCTTTTAAATTTATTATTTTCATAACTTTAACTCCACTATCTTAAAATATATGTAAAAATTTTAGCATAAAAAGAGTTATTGCATTCTTGATTTTCTTAACTTATCATTTATATATGATAAATTTAAAAATGGAGGCTAAAAATGGAAGTTATCTTAATATTTCTAATTATATTCATCGTATTTTTAATTATCAATGGTGTAAAAGTAGTTCCTCAAAAGGAAGCATGGGTTGTAGAAAGATTTGGTAAATATAATAGAACCTTAGAAGCCGGTCTTAATTTTATTATTCCTTTTATTGATTATGTTAGGGCTAAGGTTTCTTTAAAAGAGCAGGTAATAGAGATTCCACCTCAAGAAGTTATTACAAAAGATAATGTGCTGGTTAGCATAGATACAGTTTGCTATTTTACTATAATTGACCCTGTCGCTGCTACTTACAATATAGAAAGATTAGTTTATGCTATTATTCAAACAGTCCAAACAAATCTAAGAGATATTGTAGGTTCTATGGAACTTGATGAGATATTGTCTTCAAGAGAAAAGATAAATGCAAAAATAAAAGAAAGCTTACAAGGTGCTTCTAAAAGCTGGGGAGTATTGATAAATAGGGTTGAAGTAAAAGAGATAAAACCACCTAAGAATATAGCCGATGCAATGAGCATGTTAATAGAAGCAGATAGAAAGAAAAGAGCTATGATATTAGAAGCAGAAGGAAAAAGAAGGTCTCAAGAGCTTGAAGCAGAAGGATTTAAACTCGCCAAGATGCAAGAAGCAGAAGCAATAGAAAGAATAGGACAGGCTCAGGCAAATGCTGTCAGAAGTGTAAGAGAAGCTGTAAATGACCCACAACTTGCAGGTTTATTACTACTTGGAGATAATTATATAAAAGCATTGGAAGAACTTTCAAAAAGTAATAACTCTAAGATTATAGTTTTACCTGCTTCTGTTGAAGGTTTACTTAATTTAATTGGAAAAGATAAAAGAGAATAAAGATGGAAAAATATCAATTATTTATAGTTTTGGGAATACTGCTTATTATAATAGATAGTTTTATTTTGTCTTTTTTCCTTATACCTATCGGCGTTGGATTTATAACAGGAGGCATATTTTATTATTTTTATCCTGAAATATTTGGATTTTTCATAGGTTTTTTAATAGGGGTAATACCGGCTACATATTTTAGCATAAAATACTCTAAGAAATTAAAAAATAAAGTAAGTGATATTAGGGAACTGATAGGAAAAGAAGGTTATGTAGTTCGGCAGATAGATGAATTTACCTACCTTGTAAGATTTCCTATGGGAGTAGGAGGAGAGGAGCTCTGGAATGGATATTCTGAAGAAAAATTAAATTTTGGAGATAAGGTAAAAGTTATAAAAATTGAAGGTAATAAAATTATTGTTAAAAAAGAAAAGACAGATTGATTTTTTGTAAAAAAATCTAAAATTTATAATAAAGAAAAATAGGAGGTAAGCAAAATGCGTAAATTAGCTATTATATCCTTATCAATTTTTTCAATAGCAGTAGCAAAAGAAGTTAAATTGGAAACACCCCCAGAAAACGTAGGCAAATATTATCCGCCTAAATCAGAAAAATTTGAATTTTTGAACACAATGTATGCAATGTCAACTGCCTTTACCGGCTTAATGACAAATGTGCAAGAAAAAGATTGGAAAAATGCAGAAAAATGGGTAAAAATACTGGAAGAAAATTACATTAAAGTAGGAAAGCTTGTTCCTGAATTTGATAAAGGATTAAGAAAAAATGAGATGACAGCCCTTGTTAATGCAGTAAAAAATAAAGATATGCAAGGTATACAGGAAAATGCTCAAGCTGTTGGTAAAAGCTGTTCCCAATGTCATCAAAAATATATGCTTACTACCAAAATAATATACCATTATCCTTCTTGGAAAATGATAAATATAGATGACCCTATTACAAGAACAGCTTTGGAAACAGAAGATTATATGAAAAAAATGACTGATTCTATGAAAAAATTGAGAGTTTATTTAGATGATAATAAACAAGAAAAAGCAGTTTTGGAAGCAAATAATTTTGCCAAAAGATTAAAAGCTTTATCCCAAAGCTGTTCTGAATGTCATACAAATAAGTTATCAGAGCAGATATATTTTGGCAAAGATATGGATGAAAAATTAAATGCATTAATAAATGCAGTCAAATCCAATAATAAGCAAGAAGTAAACAAAAATTTAAATTGGATATCTGTAAATAACTGCTCAAAATGTCACAATACACACCAAACAACTGCTATAATGAAAGATATACTAACTAAACCATAATATTTTTGATAAAATGTTTTATAGCTAATAATGATTATACAAATATGAAAGGAGAGAAGATGAAAGAAAGTAAAATTTTAATATTTAAAGGGCATCCGGAGAGGTTTCCTACACAAGTAGGAGATACAGTAGATTTTGATAATGTAGAAACTTATATGGAAATTCCTTTTGAGTTTTATTTAGATATGCCGGAGGAAGAAAAAGCTTTTGTTCAAGGATTTAATTATTATATAGATGAAAACTTAAAAGATGCAAGAAGGGAGCTTGCGAAAGCAGCATCAAAAATACCAGAAGCAAAATATATGCTTGCTCTTGTTAATTATTTACTGGGGAAAAAAACAGAAGCAAAAATTCTCCTGACAAATTTTAGCAGTGATTGGAAAAGATTTATTCAAACATGGAGAATTCCTATTCTTGTTGTTCCATTCCAATCCTCAGATAAAAATTTATATATATCAATAGATGAAAAAGGATTAAATGCCTTAAATTATTTATTAGAAGGTAAAACAGCTGAAGAAATAGCTTTTATTCTCGGTTTATAGGAGGAGAAAATGTATAAAGAAATTTTAGTTGGATATGATGGTTCACAAGCAAGTCAAAAAGCTCTTGAAAGGGCTATAGAGATTGCAAAACTTTCTGGAGCAAATCTTCATATCGTTGGTGTTATCAGACCTTTTGAATTTGGAGCAGTTGATATTTATACTATTGAGGAAATAGAAGCTTATGAAAAAGAAGAAATATCAAAAGAAGAAAAATATCTAAAAAATGCTGCAGAATTAGCCAAACAAAACGGATTAGAGCCAAAATTAAAGGTTTTAGAAGGAGAACCGGCAGAAGAGCTTATGAGTTATGCAGATGAAAATGGATGTGATTTAATAGTAGTAGGAAGAAGAGGGGTTGGTGGATTTAAAAGATTGCTTCTTGGAAGCACTGCAAGTAGTTTAGTAAAATATGCAAACCAATCTGTATTGGTTGTAGTTTAATGGATAATATAATAAATGTTATATTTATGCTACCAGCTCTTTTGGTAGCAGTTATTTTTCATGAAGTAGCCCATGGTTATATAGCATATAAATTTGGAGATAATACTGCAAAGTTAGAAGGAAGATTAACTATTAATCCTATCCCACATATTGACCCTCTTGGTTCTATAATACTTCCTGTTTTACTACTTGCAGCAGGCTCTCCGTTTTTATTTGGTTGGGCTAAACCGGTTCCTATAAATCCATTCAATTTTAAAAAAATAGATATAAGAAAAGGAATGGCAATAACAGCTTTAGCCGGTCCAATTACTAACTTTACATTAGCTGTAATTTTTGCATTTTTATTAAAAAGTTTTAAAAATCAAGAGTTTATAGCATCATTAATTTCTATCTTTGGAACCGGCATTATTGAGTCAATAGTATTACCGATATTAATATTCCTTAAATATGCAGTAATGGTAAATCTTATTTTATTTATATTTAATATTCTTCCAATTCCTCCATTAGATGGTGGTAGAGTTATAATGAGTTTGGTATCTCCTGAACTTGAAAGAAAATTAGAACCATTAGAACAATATGGTTTTTTTATAATTATTTTACTTTTATTTCTTGGTATCATAAATAAAATAATTTTTCCAATATATGAATTTTTTATGAATATTCTCATATAAAAAATTTGAAATTTAACTTAATATGGCTTATACTATTATCAAATTCTTAAAAGGAGGTTGCATTATGAAGGTAAAAGTTCAAGTAGACCAAGATTTATGCACAGCTTGTGCACTTTGCTATGATGAAGTGCCGGAAGTGTATGAAGATGCAGGCGATGGTATAGCTAGAGTTAAAGAAGAAGTAGGTGGAGATGGTGCTATTATAGAAGGAGAACTCGCTCAAAGAGTTCTTGAAGTAACTGACGAATGCCCATCCGGTGCATTAGTTACTGAAGTTGTTGAAGAGTAATTTTTTTATAATATAGAGGGGCTTCTTGCCCCTTCTATCACTTAATTTCTACTGCATATCCTTTATCTAATATATTAATTTTAAAGAGTTTCTGATATAAAACCGGTAAATAAGATGGAAAAGAGGTTATTTCTTCATCTATTTCTATATATTTCTTGCCATTCTCAGTAGCTTCTTTTATACTTTTTTCAAAAGAGTTTACCTCTGTCCCTATATTAACAACTTCAAATAATTTTTCCACATCCGGATTATACATTCTTATACAGCCGTGGCTCACTCTCATACCTATACCGAAATCTTTGTTTGTTCCGTGCATTAAAAATGTAGTATTACCTAATCTCATAGCTCTCGTGCCAAGAGGATTATCTTCTCCCGGAGGAAATACATCAGGAAGTTCCGGTTTTTCTTTTTTTATACTTTCAGGAACATACCAAACCGGATCTTTTCTTTTTTCTGAAATTTTGAATGTTCCTATTGGAGATTGGGCTTCATCTGTTCCTATGCCTATTGGAAATGTTATTATATAAGACTGGTTATTAACCAAAACAGGAAAATATAATCTTTTTTCAACAAGATTAATATAAATTGTCTCATATTTATAACTATCTACAGGTAAAATTTTTCTAAAAGGCACAATAACAATTTGTCCTTTTCTTAAATCAAAAGGGTCAATATCCATATTTGCATATTTCATTTCATAATATCCAAGGTCTAATTCTCTTGATAACTCAAATAATGTTTGGTCTTTTTCTACAACATATAGATAAATGTTTCCTATTATTTTTTGGTTTGGCTTTATCTCAAAGGCATTTCTATTTAAAGGAAAATCTACCCCTTTGTAGTTAATATAACTAAATTTTGTGGAATACAACTTATAATTTTTATTCTTCTTTATCAATGATAATAGATAATTATTTTTTTCTTCTTCTTTATATTCTGTAAAAAGCAATGAAGCAATTTGGATAACTTTATATTGGGCATCAATGGAGATATTATCTAAATTTTTTACAAGATTAAACATATTTTCGGTATCAGACATCTTATAATAAGATTTTGCAAGGATTATATATATATAATCTCTTTTATAATCATTTTTGGCAGATTTTGAAAGATATTCCTTAGATTTTTCTATTGCAAGGTTATACATACCATCGGCATAAAAATTTAATACATTATTAAATAATTCTTCTAATTTATCTTTTTCAACTTTTGCCTTTGCTATGCTGAATAAATCTTCTTTTTTTTCTTCTTTTATTGTTTTTTCCTGATTATACAAAGTTCTAAGTATATCATCTACCTCATCAGCATATAAAGTTGTTGATATTAATAAAGTTATAAACAGTTTTTTCATAACCTATTTACTCCTGTATATTTTTTGTATATTTTTGAGGTGGGTTTTATAATCATTACTAAAAAGATGGTATTTTTCTTTGGTTGCTACATAATAAAGATAATCGGTTTTTCTTGGATTTAAAACTGCTTCTAATGAAGATATAGAAAAACTACAAATAGGGGTTGGTGGAACTCCATTTTTTATATAAGTGTTAAAATCTGATTTTATCTGAAGGTCTTTTTTTGTTAGATTGCCGTCCCATTTATTTTCAATATACAAAGCATATATTACCGTCGGGTCTATTTGAAGTGGCATATTCAGTTTTAACCGGTTTAGTATAACTCCGGCAATAATAGGTTTTTCTTCTTCTATTGCTGTTTCTTTTTCTATCATTGAAGCGATAATCATTGCTTGGTAGAAGCTTAATTTTTTTATTCCAAACTCAGAATAACCTTTATTTTCTATTTTTTCTTTATATGGCATATACCTTTTTTTAAATATTTCCAAAAATTTATTTATTATTTCGTCAATATTTTCATTTTTCTTAAATCCGTAAGTTTCCGGTGGAAAATATCCTTCAAAACTTGCCCCTTCTAAATTCCATTTTTTTAGATTTTCTTTATTAAATACATATTTTAAAAATTCATCTTTTTTAATCAGATTATTTTCTTCCAGTTTTTCTGCTATTATAAAAAGATTATCTCCCGGAATTATGGTAACCTTTATCAGTTTTTCTTTTCCAAGATGAATAATATTAAATACATCATTTATAGATAAATTTCCTTGAAACTCATAAAAACCGGCTTTTAAATCTCCTTTTATTAATGAATATAAAAGAAAAATTTGCCAATTGTTTATAACATTTTTATCTTTTAGCAACTTAGCTATTTCTATTTTAGAACTTCCTTTTTTTATCTCTATCTCAATAGGAGTTTTAATGTCATTTTTATCAAAAAATACCTCATAAACTAAATAAAATATAACCACAAAAGATAAAGAGAAAGCTAAAAATATCTTTTTAACCATTTTTTAAATCTTTAGATAATAAATAAGTTTGTAAAATATATGCAGCAGCAAGACTGTCTAATTTTTCTTTTCTTTTTGATTTTTTTGTTGTTTCTTTAAGCTGTTTTTCTGCCAAAGATGTTGTAAATCTCTCATCTACAAAAACAATATCAATATCATTGATATTTTCCTTTATCTTCTGGGCAAACTCTTTTGTATATCTTGCTTGCTCCCCTTCTTCCCCTTTTAATGTTAAAGGTAGTCCTACAACTATTGTGCCAATATTTAGCTGATTAACAAGTGATTTTATTTTTTCTATAGCATTTTCATCATTTTGAATATAATCGGTAGGTGTTATTGATATACCAAATATATCAGAATAAGCAACACCTATCCTTTTTAAACCTATATCTAATGCTAAAACTCTTTTTTTATTTCCTATGCTGATGCTTCTTCTCCTTTTGAAGATATTCCGGCTATTTTATAAAGAGGGCAGAATGTAGTTATACCGGTAAGTATAAGTATTAAACCTACTATAAGGGCTATGATAAAAACGCCTCCTTTTTCTACACCGAAAAATACAAGGATAGAACCAATTAAAACCCTAATAAGAGAATCCCAAAAAGCCATATCGCTTACCTCCTACGAATTTTAAGGTTTTACAATTACGCAACTATAACCTTCTGCTAAATATTTATTATAAACTTGCAAAATATCAGATTTTGAAACTTTGTTTATATTCTTAGTATAGTTAAAATCAGTTTCATATCCCATTCCTATGGTTTCAAACCAGCCAAGATAATAAGCCTGTTTTGCTCTTTTTTGATGTTCTAATAAAAAAGTCCCTACTATCTTTTCTTTTGATATATTTATCTCTTCATCAGTTACACCTTCTTTTACAGATGATATAACTTTTACCATTTCTTCTTTTGCATTTTCGGTATTCTTAGGGTCTGTGCCGATGTATGCTATAAATGTTCCTATATTAATTCTTGTAGGAAATACTGAACCAACTGCATAAGCATATCCTTTCTTTTCTCTTACTTCTTGAAATAATCTTGATGTAAATCCGGCTCCTAAAATTCCATTTAAAACTTTCATGCTGTAAAAATCTTTTCCTTCTTTAACGGTCGGAGAGTTATATGCAAGAAGTATAGTTGTTTGGGCTCCTTCCCTTTGTAAGATTTTACATTCGGAAGTTGGTATTTTTTTATTATAAACCGGATATTTAAAATCTGTTTTTAAAGGGATATTTGCAAATGTATCTTTTAGCTTTTTCTCAACTTTTTTGTATGGTAAATCTCCTACAATTGAGATTACAAATCTGGAAGAGTCTAAAATTTGGTTCCATCTGTCTTTTATATCTTGGATAGTTATATTATTTATATCTTTTTCTTCACCAAGAACAGAGTATTGATAAGGGGTATCTTTATAAATTATTTTTCTAAGTTCATCAAAAGCATAAGAAAATCCTTCTTCTTGTTTTGCTTTTATTTGGGCTATTGTATTTTGTTTTTCTTGCTGTAGTTTATCTTCCGGAAATAAAGGATTAAATAATAAATCTTTTATAACCGATATTCCTTTATCAAAATCTTCTACTTTTAGTGCAAAATCTATCTCTATATAATCTTCCGAGGCAGAGGCAGATATATATCCCCCACTATCTTCAAATATTTTATTTAGCTGAAATTGAGAGTAATCCTTAGAGCCTTTTAAAAGCATTCTTACAGCTAAATTTGTTAATCCTTTTTTATCTTGTGGGTCTTCTATGCTACCTCCTTTTATAAATATAGAGCCGGCAATTATTCCCTTTCCGGAAGTTTCTTTATAAAGAATGGTAACTTTATTTGGATAAATATGTTTTATCACCTTATTTCCTCCGGTTTTTCCGTATACATTCTTGCCATTTATGATAATGGAAAAAGTAATAAATAAAATAATTAACAATCTTTTCATTTTGATATTACTCACCTCTTACAGCAGACATAACTTTTTCATCAAGCTCTGCCATTTTTAATATTTTGCCTGTATGGGCAAAAGGAATTGTTCCTGTTATTGTTGAGCCGGGGAATAAAGAATTTTCAACTTTATCAATCTTTAACTCAAATACAGAAACATCAAAAGGAACACCTTCTATTTTGCTTATTATCTCTTTTGCATTGCCATAACAGGTTAATGATTTATCCGGTGCAAAAATCTGAATTGCAACTTTTCCGGTTTCTCTGATATTTTCAGATGTTTTAGCTTTGGAGCTAACAGCAAATCTTAATGTATTTTCATTTACAGGATAAATCCAAGTTATAAATGTAATATGCTGATTTGCCTGTGCATCTACCGTACCAATCACTACCGGAAAAACTCCAAGATTTTTCATTAAATCTATAACATCTTTTGGTAACATAATTAAATCCTCCTATTTTTTTATTTTAAATCTTATCATATCAATTATTTACAACAATGATTTTTATTACAAATCTTAAAACATCTTTTTAAACTCTTCTACTATTTTTTGAGCCATATCTAAATTTGGAACGCCTCCTTGGGCTATATCTGGCTTTCCACCACCGCTTCCTGATACTGCTGAGGCTATTTTTTTAACTAAATCTCCGGCTTTATATCTATCAGTTAAATTTTTTGATACTGAAACTATAAAATTAACTTTTCTTTTTTCTAAATCCTTTGCTATAAGAAGGATTATAATCTTTTCATATCTTTGTTTTATTATATCTGATATTTCCCTTAATTCTTCCGGTGTTATATTCTCTGCTTCAAATATTGCCAATTTAAAATCTTCTTTTTCTTCAATTTTTATATTTTTGTCAAGATTTTCTATTATTAATTTTTTCTTTAATCTGTTTATCTCTTGCTCTTTTTCTTTTAAGTCTGATAGAAGTTTATTTATTCTAAGTAGTATATCTTCTTCTTTTGCTCCGAGGATTTTTGTTATATCTTTTAATAGGAAATGTTCTATTAATCCTTTTTCTACTGCTTTTCTGCCGGCTACTGCTTCTATTCTTCGTGTTCCGGAAGCAACTGAACTTTCAGATATTATTTTAAAATATCCTATATCTCCGGTTCTTTTTACATGGGTTCCACCACAAAGCTCTTTTGAAAATGTTGTTGATATTACCCTTACAACATCAGAATATTTTTCTTCAAATATAGCAATTGCACCGGTTTTAAGTGCTTCTTCATATTTCATTTCTTGACAGGTGACCGGCTCATTTTTCATTATTTCATTATTTACAAGCTCTTCTATCATCTTTATTTGCTCATCTGATAAGCTTTCATAATGGGTAAAATCAAATCTAAGATATTCATTTGAAACAAGGGAGCCTGCTTGTTTTACATGTTCTCCGAGAATATTTCTAAGGGCTGCATGTAATAAATGGGTAGCAGTATGATGTCTTGCTATATCTTCTCTTCTTTTTTCATCTATTTTTGCTTTTACGATACTATCTTTTGTTAATTTTCCAAATAATACTTTTCCTTTATGGATTATTAATCCTTCTACTGGTGTTTGTGTATCTATTACTTCAAATAGAAAATTGTCCCCTTCTATTATTCCGGTATCTCCTATTTGACCGCCTTTTTCAGGATAAAATGGTGTCTTATCTAAGATTATCTCTCCTTCTTCATTTTCATTTAAATACTGGGCTTCATTATCTTCTTTTATTATGGCTAATATTTTTGCATCTATAACTTCCGGCGTTTCATATCCGAGAAATTCATTTTCAGGCAATCTATTTCTAAGAGCTAAATATATTGGTTTTATCTGTTTTGCACCGGTTTTAAATGCTTTTCTTGCTTTTTCTCTTTGTTCTTCAAGATATTTTTCAAATTCTGCAATATCTGTTCCAAAATTTTCATCTCTTGCAATATCTTCTATCAAATCAATTGGAAATCCATAAGTATCATATAACATAAACATCTCTTTTCCGGTTATATGTTTTCTTCCTTCTTTTTTTGCATTTTCTATTATCTGATAAAGAATATCCATTCCTCTTTTTAAGGTGTTTATAAATCTTTCTTCTTCTGATTTAACAACTGCTTTTATAAATGCTCTGTTTCCTATTAATTCAGGATAGGCATTTTTCATTTTGTCAACTACTACATCAACTCCTTCATATAAAAAAGGCTTCTCTATTCCGAGGTTTTTACCATATCTTAAAGCTCTTCTTAATATTCTTCTTAAAACATATCCTCTGCCTTCATTTGAAGGAAAAACTCCATCTGATATTAAAAAGGTAATAGCCCTAAGATGGTCTGCTATAACTCTCATAGCAATATCATCTTTTTCATTTTTGCCATACTCTTTGTTTGATATATTTTCTGCAAAATTTATAATTGGTTTAAATAAATCTGTATCGTAATTGCTATCTACCTGTTGTAAAACTGATGTTATTCTTTCAAGTCCCATTCCGGTATCTATGCTTGGTTTTGCAAGTGGAATTAAAGTTCCATCCGGTTGCCTATTATACTGCATAAATACAAGGTTCCAGATTTCTAAATATCTAAAATCATCATCTGCTCCAAGCTCCGGATTACCGTATTTTTCTCCTCTATCGTAATATATCTCAGAGCAAGGCCCACATGGCCCCGTATCTCCCATAGACCAAAAATTATCTTTTACTCCAAGTCTTTTTATTTTCCATTCAGGAAGCCCTATAACTTTATTCCATATTTCAAAAGCTTCATCATCTTCTTCAAATACTGAAACATAAAGTTTTTCGGTAGGAATATTTAGATGCTCAGTTAAAAATTCCCAAGCAAATATTATTGCTTCTTTTTTAAAATAATCTCCAAATGAAAAATTACCAAGCATTTCAAAAAATGTATGATGTCTTGGTGTATATCCTACATTATCTAAATCATTATGTTTTCCGGAAACTCTAAACACTTTCTGGCAGGAAGTAGCCCTTTTATAAGGTTTTTCTTCAAGCCCGAGAAACACATTTTTAAAAGGAACCATACCTGCATTTACAAAAAGTAATGTAGGGTCTGTTTCCGGTATAATAGAAGCAGATTTTACCCTTGTATGTCCTTTTGTTTCAAAATATCTCAAAAATGCTTCTCTTATCTCATCACTACTCATATATTTCATATCTAAACCTCATTAGAAAAATTTCAGAAGATATTATAATATATAGTTGAAGATATAAAAAGATGGAAAGTTTAGTTAGATAATTTAAGAGAAGGTGGCATTATTGCCACCTTTACGGGATTTTTATTTAAATCTTGATGCTTTTTTAGTGAAATCTTCCCAGTTTTCCGGATTAAATGGAGATATTTCTCTTAATCTGGCTATTACTTTTGGATATTCTTCTATTATATAATCTATATCTTCTTCTGTGTTTTCTCTACCGAGTGAAAATACAATAGAACCGTTAGATAACTCTTTCTCTACACCTATTGAGGCAAGAACATGGGATTGTTTTAATGCATAAGATACACAGGCAGAACCGGAAGCAGTATATGTTTTTTTGATATTAAGCATTAGAAGCATTGCTTCACCTTCTATATATTTAACTATAAGGGATAGATGGTTTGGTAATCTTTTTTCCGGATGACCTGTAAAAAGTATATGTGGAATTCTTTCTTCTATTCCTCTTTTTAATTTATCTCTAAGATAAGAAAGTCTATTTACCCTATCATCCATCTCTTTAATTGCAAGTTCTGCTGCTGCCCCCATTCCTACTATACCAGGAACATTTTCTGTGCCGGCTCTTCTTCCACCTTCCTGTATTCCACCTTCTATTAAAGGTTTTAATCTTATACCTTTTTTAACATATAATCCACCAACTCCTTTTGGTGCATAAAAATAATGACCGGTAAAAGATGCCATATCTAATCCCCAACCTTCAACATCTACAGGTGTATGTCCTACTGCTGCTGCTATATCACTATGGACAACAACTCTTGGATTTTTTTCTTTAACTGCTGCAACGATTGCAGGCATATCTTGTAATATTCCTATTTCTCTATTGGCATATCCTATGGATACAAGGATTGTATCTTCTCTAACTGCATCTGCCACTTTTTGAGGGTCAATTATTCCGTAATTATCCGGCTGAATTTCTGTAATTTCAAAACCTTCTTTTTCCAAGGTTTTACAAGAATGTAAAATAGAGTGATGCTCTATGGCAGATACAATTATATGTTTTCCTCTTCTACCGGGAGCTTTTGCAAATCCTTTTATTGCAAGATTGTTAGCTTCTATTGCTCCTGATGTGAAAACTATATCATCCGGATTTGAAACATTTAAAAGCTCTGCAACCTGTTCTCTGGCTTTATTTATAGCTTTTTTCGCTTCAATACCCATCTCATGTAAAGATGTTGGATTTCCGAACTTTTCTTTAAAATAAGGCATCATCGCCTCTATTGCTTCATCACAAACCGGAGTTGTTGCCAAATGGTCTACATATATTCTTCTCATCTTAATCACCTCTTATTTAGTTGTTAATTCTTTTATTACATTTTGTGCTATATTCATAAATGCTTTTGCAGTTTCGGAGTCAGGCATCGCCATAACATAAGGAATACCTAAATCTGAAAATTCTGCAACTTTTGGCTCTATCGGAACTCTTCCAAGAAGATTTACACCATAATTTTTTGCAACTTCTTCTGTTTTACTTTTTCCAAATATCTCATATACTTTGCCTGTATCAGGTGCTACAAAGTAGCTCATATTTTCTACTATACCCAATATAGGTATTTGGACTTCGTTAAACATCTGAATACCTTTTCTTACATCTATAAGAGCAACATCTTGAGGAGTTGTTACTATTACTGCTCCATCTATTTCTGCTGTTTGTCCAAGGGTTATCTGGACATCACCGGTTCCCGGTGGTAAATCTATAACAAGAAAATCTAACTCTTCTTCTCCCCAATCTACATCAAATAAAAACTGAGTCAATGCTTTAAATAATACTGGACCTCTCCATATAACCGGTGTATCTTCTGATGGAAGTAAAAATCCTATGGACATAACTTTTATACCGTGGCTTTCAGGAGCTATAATAACATCTCCTTGAGGAGTTTGTCTTGCCATAACTTTTTTATCTTTG
This region of Venenivibrio stagnispumantis genomic DNA includes:
- a CDS encoding cysteine desulfurase family protein, with protein sequence MRRIYVDHLATTPVCDEAIEAMMPYFKEKFGNPTSLHEMGIEAKKAINKAREQVAELLNVSNPDDIVFTSGAIEANNLAIKGFAKAPGRRGKHIIVSAIEHHSILHSCKTLEKEGFEITEIQPDNYGIIDPQKVADAVREDTILVSIGYANREIGILQDMPAIVAAVKEKNPRVVVHSDIAAAVGHTPVDVEGWGLDMASFTGHYFYAPKGVGGLYVKKGIRLKPLIEGGIQEGGRRAGTENVPGIVGMGAAAELAIKEMDDRVNRLSYLRDKLKRGIEERIPHILFTGHPEKRLPNHLSLIVKYIEGEAMLLMLNIKKTYTASGSACVSYALKQSHVLASIGVEKELSNGSIVFSLGRENTEEDIDYIIEEYPKVIARLREISPFNPENWEDFTKKASRFK
- a CDS encoding Mrp/NBP35 family ATP-binding protein, translating into MALQGVIDALKKTTLEEIGVSFSIADLMKDLKIEGDDIYLLVFSPSDKYHQLIKEKVEKALKSIGAKNIKIEFTDQPPVKQSQPPQPPPAANPFETRRRIPNVKKVIVVASGKGGVGKSTVAVNLAAALKRMGYNVGYLDADMYGPSGPTMLGAKDKKVMARQTPQGDVIIAPESHGIKVMSIGFLLPSEDTPVIWRGPVLFKALTQFLFDVDWGEEELDFLVIDLPPGTGDVQITLGQTAEIDGAVIVTTPQDVALIDVRKGIQMFNEVQIPILGIVENMSYFVAPDTGKVYEIFGKSKTEEVAKNYGVNLLGRVPIEPKVAEFSDLGIPYVMAMPDSETAKAFMNIAQNVIKELTTK